One window of Lawsonibacter asaccharolyticus genomic DNA carries:
- a CDS encoding ABC transporter ATP-binding protein, whose amino-acid sequence MLSVQDLHKSYQVGKTTYEVLKGVSLEVAKGEFVAVMGPSGSGKTTLLNCISCYIPADSGSIRLGSQELARLDEDTLAAVRNKKLGFVFQDFLLLDGLTVRDNILLPRIIAGETGGDMEQAADRLCGIFGIGAIRNKYPAEISGGEKQRTAVARALINHPMLLLADEPTGNLDSRSSRAVIDAFLQAKADLEATIFMVTHDSFAASFCDRVIILRDGGVWRTLARGEKDRRTFQDELLDAVREMGEASAQ is encoded by the coding sequence ATGCTCTCTGTACAAGATCTGCACAAAAGCTATCAGGTAGGCAAGACCACCTATGAGGTGCTCAAGGGCGTGTCCCTGGAGGTGGCAAAGGGGGAATTTGTGGCCGTAATGGGCCCCTCCGGCTCGGGTAAGACCACCCTGCTCAACTGCATCTCCTGCTACATCCCCGCCGACTCGGGCAGCATCCGCCTGGGCAGCCAGGAGCTGGCCCGGCTGGACGAGGACACCCTGGCCGCAGTGCGCAACAAGAAGCTGGGCTTCGTGTTCCAGGACTTCCTGCTGCTGGACGGCCTCACGGTCCGGGACAACATCCTCCTGCCCCGCATCATCGCCGGGGAGACCGGAGGCGACATGGAGCAGGCCGCCGACCGCCTGTGCGGCATCTTCGGCATCGGTGCCATCCGGAACAAGTATCCGGCAGAGATCTCCGGCGGAGAGAAGCAGCGCACCGCCGTGGCCCGCGCTCTCATCAACCACCCCATGCTCCTGCTGGCCGACGAGCCCACCGGAAATCTGGATTCCCGCTCCTCCCGGGCGGTGATCGACGCCTTTCTCCAGGCCAAGGCGGACCTGGAGGCCACCATCTTCATGGTGACCCACGACTCCTTTGCCGCCTCCTTCTGCGACCGGGTGATCATCCTGCGGGACGGGGGGGTGTGGCGCACCCTGGCCCGCGGCGAGAAGGACCGACGCACCTTCCAGGACGAGCTGCTGGACGCGGTGCGGGAGATGGGGGAGGCGAGCGCCCAATGA
- a CDS encoding 4Fe-4S ferredoxin: MNATVNSNCIGCGLCVSICPEVFEIGDDGLAQPIQEVTETLEKTASQARESCPVNAIDLE; this comes from the coding sequence ATGAACGCTACTGTCAATTCCAACTGCATCGGCTGCGGTCTGTGCGTCAGCATCTGTCCGGAGGTCTTTGAGATCGGAGACGACGGACTGGCTCAGCCCATTCAGGAGGTCACTGAGACCCTGGAGAAGACCGCCTCCCAGGCCAGGGAATCCTGCCCTGTCAATGCCATCGACCTGGAGTGA
- a CDS encoding glutaminase, which produces MDALLEKLVEENRPFTREGRVAGYIPELAKADRDELGICVVSSDGRISSAGEYRRTFTIQSIIKPILLLLALMDNGEDTVRARVGVEATGKPFDAINYTDQALLSEHLNPMVNMGAILLCTLIHGTSYSQRLERLLELTRRLAGDPSLSVDEAVYRSEKQTGSRNRAMAFLLESCGLLHDDPEEVLDCYFRACSIRVDCRDLAHIACTFAGRGRRSPSGERLFPARYAHYVNAVLMTCGMYNGSGDFAVKVGLPAKSGVGGGIMAVSPARMGIGIYSPGLDEKGNSLAGIRLLEQLGRRLSLSIF; this is translated from the coding sequence ATGGACGCGCTGCTGGAAAAGCTGGTGGAGGAAAATCGCCCCTTCACCCGGGAGGGCCGGGTGGCTGGCTACATCCCGGAGCTGGCCAAGGCGGACCGGGACGAGTTGGGCATCTGCGTGGTGTCCAGCGACGGACGTATCAGCTCCGCGGGGGAGTACAGGCGGACCTTCACCATTCAAAGCATCATCAAGCCCATCCTGCTCCTCCTGGCGCTGATGGACAACGGGGAGGACACGGTCCGCGCCCGGGTGGGAGTGGAGGCCACAGGCAAACCCTTTGACGCCATCAACTATACGGACCAGGCCCTGCTCAGCGAGCATCTCAATCCCATGGTCAACATGGGAGCCATCCTGCTGTGCACCCTGATCCACGGGACGAGCTATTCCCAGCGGCTGGAGCGGCTGCTGGAGCTGACCCGCCGGCTGGCTGGAGATCCCAGCCTGTCGGTGGACGAGGCGGTCTACCGCTCGGAAAAACAGACCGGCAGCCGTAACCGGGCCATGGCCTTTCTGCTGGAGAGCTGCGGACTGCTTCATGACGACCCGGAGGAGGTGCTGGACTGTTATTTCCGGGCCTGCTCCATCAGGGTGGACTGCCGGGACCTGGCCCATATCGCCTGCACCTTCGCCGGCCGGGGCCGCCGCTCCCCCTCCGGCGAGCGGCTGTTCCCCGCCCGATATGCCCACTATGTCAACGCCGTGCTGATGACCTGCGGCATGTACAACGGCTCGGGGGACTTCGCCGTCAAAGTGGGACTGCCAGCCAAAAGCGGCGTGGGGGGCGGCATTATGGCGGTCTCCCCTGCCCGTATGGGCATCGGCATCTATTCCCCCGGGCTGGACGAAAAGGGAAACAGTCTGGCTGGCATCCGGCTGCTGGAACAGCTGGGCCGCCGGCTCAGCCTGAGCATATTCTGA
- a CDS encoding amidohydrolase produces the protein MNYLQSAQALYEQMVRDRRHLHQHPEVGMDLPETCSYVMARLTEMGYQPRRLGGGVTATVTGKPDGKVFLLRADMDALPMREESGLPFASQRSCAHTCGHDMHTAMLLGAAQLLRDRAAELNGTVKFMFQPGEEVLSGARSMIEAGILEDPHVDAAMGAHMIPMIPAGLGGYGTGVVSASSDHLVIRVEGRGGHGAHPQSTVDPINIGVHIHLALQELLSREADPAELVVLTFGKFQGGDAANIIPSSAVLEGTLRTFSEPLRTHLLERIDTICTCTAEAFRGRAQVTDLCSTCSLQIDGDTAAAVAQGWQREGLKMLQQGEKMSGSEDFAEIAARVPSTFFVVGGGTAQDGCGVSLHNPKIRFREEALIYGAAAYASGAAMWLELH, from the coding sequence ATGAATTATCTTCAGAGCGCTCAGGCGCTGTATGAACAGATGGTCCGGGACCGCCGGCACCTCCACCAGCATCCCGAGGTGGGGATGGACCTGCCCGAGACCTGTTCCTATGTCATGGCACGGCTGACCGAGATGGGCTATCAGCCCCGGCGGCTGGGAGGGGGCGTCACCGCCACCGTGACCGGAAAGCCCGACGGGAAGGTGTTCCTGCTCCGGGCCGATATGGACGCTCTGCCCATGCGTGAGGAGAGCGGGCTCCCCTTCGCCTCTCAGCGCAGCTGTGCCCACACCTGCGGCCACGACATGCACACCGCCATGCTGCTGGGGGCGGCCCAGCTGCTCCGGGACCGGGCAGCAGAGCTCAACGGCACTGTCAAGTTCATGTTCCAGCCCGGCGAGGAGGTCCTGTCAGGGGCCAGATCCATGATTGAGGCCGGCATCCTGGAAGATCCCCATGTGGATGCGGCCATGGGTGCCCACATGATCCCCATGATTCCAGCGGGCCTGGGCGGCTACGGCACCGGCGTGGTCTCCGCCTCCAGTGACCACCTGGTCATCCGGGTGGAGGGCCGCGGAGGCCACGGCGCCCATCCCCAGTCCACCGTGGACCCTATCAACATCGGCGTCCACATCCATCTGGCGCTCCAGGAGCTGCTGAGCCGGGAGGCGGACCCCGCTGAGCTGGTGGTCCTCACCTTCGGGAAGTTCCAGGGGGGAGACGCGGCCAACATTATCCCCTCCTCTGCGGTGCTGGAGGGCACCCTGCGCACCTTCAGCGAGCCGCTGCGCACCCACCTGCTGGAACGGATCGACACCATCTGCACCTGCACAGCGGAGGCCTTCCGGGGCAGAGCCCAAGTCACCGATCTCTGCTCCACCTGCTCCCTCCAGATCGACGGGGATACTGCCGCCGCCGTCGCCCAGGGGTGGCAGCGGGAGGGACTGAAAATGCTCCAGCAGGGTGAGAAAATGAGCGGTTCCGAGGACTTCGCCGAGATCGCCGCCCGCGTCCCCTCCACCTTCTTCGTGGTGGGAGGCGGCACCGCCCAGGACGGCTGCGGTGTCAGCCTCCACAATCCCAAGATCCGCTTCCGGGAGGAGGCGCTCATCTACGGTGCCGCCGCCTACGCCTCCGGCGCAGCCATGTGGCTGGAGCTGCACTGA
- a CDS encoding RNA polymerase sigma-54 factor, with protein sequence MELVQRQTQQLTQQTLQSLALLQMSTVELEAYVQELAQENPIIDLEPPRSEQEAPRDQELFRRVKWLEDSDRQNRYYQRLDAEELDPLAQVGTDGGLEESLSNFLFRQIQQLDLDESAKQLLCYLSACLDEDGYFRIPLDELSRTSGISQRRLARTLELLRSLEPAGVGASSLSQCLELQLLRIHEEGPALAIVRDCLEELAKKHYHAISARLSISQEEVRSAERLIRELNPRPGSIFALPSEISYIQPDILIEEMDGHFTARLRNSDRPYFQINSYYRSLLTQSDDAQVREYLTLKLRQAENVLWAIGQRETTLLRCAQAIAGRQQDFFRSGPSALRPLRLSDIAQELEIHESTVSRAIRDKYVQCPRGVFPLRHFLSRRAAGESGAEVGSCAAKELLRRLIREEDSTKPLSDQKLCTLLTEQGCPISRRTVAKYREELNIPSASGRKRP encoded by the coding sequence ATGGAACTGGTCCAACGGCAGACTCAACAGCTCACCCAGCAGACGCTCCAGAGCCTCGCGCTCCTTCAGATGAGCACAGTGGAATTGGAGGCTTATGTTCAGGAGCTCGCCCAGGAGAACCCTATCATCGATCTGGAGCCGCCCCGCTCCGAGCAGGAAGCTCCCCGGGATCAGGAGCTCTTCCGCCGTGTGAAGTGGCTGGAGGACAGCGACCGTCAAAATCGCTATTACCAGCGCTTGGACGCCGAGGAATTGGACCCGCTGGCCCAGGTGGGGACGGATGGCGGTCTGGAGGAATCCCTCTCCAATTTTCTCTTCCGCCAGATCCAGCAGCTCGATCTGGATGAGTCTGCCAAGCAGCTTCTGTGCTACCTGTCCGCCTGTCTGGACGAGGATGGGTATTTCCGCATCCCACTGGACGAGCTCTCCCGGACTTCTGGCATCTCCCAAAGGCGGCTCGCCCGCACTCTGGAGCTACTGCGCTCCCTGGAACCCGCAGGTGTGGGGGCTTCCTCCCTCTCCCAGTGTCTGGAGCTTCAGTTGCTCCGCATCCATGAGGAGGGCCCCGCCCTTGCCATTGTTCGGGACTGCCTGGAGGAGCTGGCCAAAAAACATTATCATGCCATCTCCGCCCGTCTCTCCATCTCTCAGGAGGAGGTCCGCTCCGCCGAACGGCTGATCCGAGAGCTGAATCCCCGTCCCGGTTCCATCTTCGCGCTCCCCAGCGAGATCTCCTATATTCAGCCGGATATTTTGATCGAAGAGATGGACGGACATTTCACTGCCCGCCTGCGGAACAGTGACCGTCCCTACTTCCAGATCAACTCCTATTACCGCAGTCTCCTGACCCAGTCCGATGACGCCCAGGTGCGGGAATATCTTACCTTGAAGCTCCGCCAGGCCGAAAACGTGCTCTGGGCCATTGGTCAGCGGGAGACCACGCTTCTCCGGTGTGCCCAGGCTATCGCCGGCCGCCAGCAGGACTTCTTCCGATCGGGGCCCAGCGCCCTGCGGCCCCTGCGCCTGTCCGACATCGCCCAAGAGCTGGAGATCCATGAATCCACGGTCAGCCGCGCCATTCGGGACAAATATGTCCAGTGTCCCCGGGGGGTCTTTCCCCTCCGTCATTTTCTCTCCCGCCGGGCCGCCGGGGAGAGCGGTGCCGAGGTCGGCAGCTGTGCCGCCAAGGAACTGCTCCGCCGCCTGATTCGGGAGGAGGACAGCACCAAGCCTCTCTCCGACCAGAAGCTATGCACCCTGCTGACGGAGCAGGGCTGCCCCATCTCCCGCCGTACCGTGGCCAAATACCGCGAGGAGCTGAACATCCCCAGTGCCTCTGGGAGAAAGCGGCCGTAG
- a CDS encoding sporulation initiation factor Spo0A, which translates to MLCRLGATANYRGFSYTAYAVLLCVQQQDRLLLVTKWLYPDVAKRYGTNWKAVERNIRTVITVVWEQNRAMLEGLARRPLLQRPCAAQFLSILSNSLLCEQRAGPVQS; encoded by the coding sequence ATGCTGTGCCGGCTGGGCGCCACGGCAAATTACAGGGGGTTCTCCTACACCGCCTATGCAGTGCTGCTCTGTGTCCAGCAGCAGGACCGGCTCCTGCTGGTCACCAAATGGCTCTATCCGGATGTAGCGAAGCGGTATGGGACAAACTGGAAGGCGGTGGAGCGGAACATCCGGACCGTGATCACCGTGGTGTGGGAGCAGAATCGTGCCATGCTGGAGGGACTGGCCCGCCGTCCGCTGCTTCAGCGCCCCTGCGCGGCGCAGTTCCTGTCCATCCTGTCCAACAGCCTCCTGTGCGAGCAGAGGGCGGGACCGGTGCAGAGCTGA
- a CDS encoding L-carnitine dehydratase/bile acid-inducible protein, which produces MISAGQASAWPKFAHILGHDEWIDMPEFQRVEDRVKNRGCWTP; this is translated from the coding sequence ATGATCAGCGCCGGACAAGCCAGCGCCTGGCCGAAATTCGCCCACATTCTGGGGCATGACGAGTGGATCGACATGCCGGAGTTCCAGCGTGTGGAGGACCGCGTCAAAAACCGCGGCTGCTGGACCCCATGA
- a CDS encoding phage integrase SAM-like domain protein, with product MELVMEQEAPAGEVCLTPEAMDAYLDTLRQQGRSADTLAAYRRSIYGLYRSLPPDKRVGRGTLDRWRETLEDQGYLPRTINVRLAAANGLMTYLGHRELQATAALPPPAEVERPELTRGEYLRLLSTARVLEKERLYLLVKVFGSTGLSVGELPRLTAEALDGRGPSPVRLPPPLAEELRGYAARQGITAGPVFRSRNGQPMRRTQVTGEIRSLCRDARVPEEKGNPRCLRRLWQETQDAIRVSVDQLVVQAFDQMMEAEQFSVGWDAGKGVGMM from the coding sequence ATGGAACTGGTGATGGAACAGGAGGCCCCGGCAGGGGAGGTATGCCTCACGCCGGAGGCCATGGACGCCTATCTGGACACCCTGCGCCAGCAGGGCCGGAGCGCAGACACCCTGGCGGCGTACCGGCGGAGCATCTATGGGCTGTACCGGTCGCTGCCGCCGGACAAGCGGGTAGGCCGCGGGACGCTGGACCGCTGGCGGGAGACGCTGGAGGACCAGGGGTATCTTCCCCGGACTATCAATGTGCGGCTGGCGGCGGCCAACGGCCTGATGACCTATCTGGGCCACCGGGAACTCCAGGCCACCGCCGCCCTCCCGCCCCCGGCGGAGGTGGAGCGGCCGGAGCTGACCCGCGGGGAGTATCTGCGTCTGCTGTCCACCGCCCGGGTTCTGGAGAAGGAGCGGCTCTACCTGCTGGTGAAGGTATTCGGCAGCACGGGCCTGTCGGTGGGGGAGCTGCCCCGGCTGACGGCGGAGGCGCTGGACGGGCGGGGACCCAGCCCCGTGCGTCTGCCGCCGCCGCTGGCGGAGGAGCTGCGGGGCTATGCGGCCCGGCAGGGCATCACCGCAGGACCGGTGTTCCGCAGCCGGAACGGGCAGCCAATGCGGCGGACCCAGGTGACGGGCGAGATCCGGTCCCTGTGCCGGGACGCCCGGGTGCCGGAGGAAAAAGGGAACCCACGCTGTCTGCGCCGGCTGTGGCAGGAGACCCAGGATGCCATCCGGGTCAGTGTGGACCAGCTGGTGGTCCAGGCCTTCGACCAGATGATGGAGGCGGAACAGTTCTCCGTGGGCTGGGATGCCGGAAAGGGGGTGGGGATGATGTGA
- a CDS encoding phage integrase SAM-like domain protein, giving the protein MKDHHVPQEHLSAFARRLAEEERSAGTVEKYLRDAGAFLEWLAGAPVNREAVTGWKAHLVRSGYRPATINSMLAALNTFLRFIGLEDCRVRALRVQRRLFQSEERELSRQEYQRLLDTARTLGRDRLALVMETICAAGIRVSEVRYITVEAARSGQADIALKGKVRTILLPGKLCRKLLKYARQQKTASGEIFLTKSGKPLSRRQIWAEMKRLCLRAGVAPTKVFPHNLRHLFARTFYQATRDVAKLADVLGHSSIETTRIYLISTGAQHRRDLDRLRLVC; this is encoded by the coding sequence ATGAAAGATCACCATGTGCCCCAGGAACATCTGTCTGCCTTTGCCCGGAGGCTGGCGGAGGAGGAGCGGAGCGCGGGGACAGTGGAGAAGTACCTGCGGGACGCAGGGGCCTTTCTGGAGTGGCTGGCGGGGGCGCCGGTGAACCGGGAGGCGGTCACGGGCTGGAAGGCCCACTTGGTCCGCTCCGGCTACCGCCCCGCCACCATCAACTCCATGCTGGCCGCCCTCAACACCTTTCTCCGTTTCATCGGCCTGGAGGACTGCCGTGTCCGCGCCCTGCGGGTGCAGCGCAGACTCTTTCAGAGCGAGGAGCGGGAGCTGAGCCGCCAGGAGTACCAGCGCCTGCTGGACACCGCCCGCACCTTGGGCCGGGACCGCCTGGCCCTGGTCATGGAGACCATCTGCGCCGCCGGCATCCGAGTCAGCGAGGTGCGCTATATCACTGTGGAGGCCGCCCGTTCCGGTCAGGCGGATATCGCCCTCAAGGGCAAGGTCCGCACCATCCTCCTCCCCGGCAAGCTGTGCCGCAAGCTGCTCAAGTACGCCAGACAGCAAAAAACCGCTTCCGGCGAGATCTTCCTCACCAAAAGCGGCAAGCCTCTGTCCAGGCGGCAGATCTGGGCGGAGATGAAGCGCCTGTGCCTCCGGGCCGGGGTGGCCCCCACCAAGGTCTTCCCTCACAACCTGCGCCATCTCTTTGCGCGCACCTTCTATCAGGCCACCCGGGACGTGGCCAAGCTGGCCGATGTCCTGGGGCACTCCAGCATTGAGACCACCCGCATCTATCTCATCTCCACCGGTGCCCAGCACCGCCGGGATCTGGACCGCCTGCGCCTCGTCTGCTAG